Proteins from one Ipomoea triloba cultivar NCNSP0323 chromosome 1, ASM357664v1 genomic window:
- the LOC116001095 gene encoding protein DETOXIFICATION 24-like, whose amino-acid sequence MDNDISERLLSSEVQKTNDDLKARVYDESRKIWRVALPGVLSRVASFGSIVVTQSFIGHTGELDLAAYALVQTLIVRFVNGILIGMSSATETLCGQAYGAGHYHMMGIYLQRSWIVGFITLTILLPFFIFATPIFKLVGQEESIADAAGYVSYWFIPFNYNYVFSYTIQMYLQAQQKNIIIAWLTVAQFVIHIPLSWLLVYQFEFGVPGAMIALIISSWFVVIGEFVYIFGGWCPNTWRGFTMDAFKDIFPVVKLSISSGLMLCLELWYNAVLVLLAGYMKNAEVAISAFSICLNINGWEFMISLGFLGAACVRVANELGRGDAKATRFSIKVIVSTSIVVGLFFWVLCLSFGSKIGYLFTNEKEVADSVSDLSMLLAFSVLLNSIYPVLSGVAIGAGLQSTVAIINLCCYYLIGIPIGAVLGYVANLEVQGIWLGMICGVVTESIALCYMTWGTDWDNEVTKAKQRLQKFYLKFDESNQLA is encoded by the exons ATGGATAACGACATAAGTGAAAGGCTGCTTAGTTCCGAAGTACAGAAGACAAATGATGATCTGAAAGCTAGGGTATACGATGAATCGAGGAAGATATGGAGAGTTGCGTTGCCTGGTGTACTCTCACGGGTGGCTTCATTTGGGAGCATAGTAGTGACACAGTCATTCATTGGCCACACCGGTGAACTTGATCTTGCTGCTTATGCGCTTGTTCAAACTCTCATTGTCCGATTTGTGAATGGAATATTG ATAGGAATGTCGAGTGCAACAGAGACTCTATGTGGGCAAGCATATGGAGCCGGGCATTATCATATGATGGGAATTTACTTGCAAAGGTCATGGATTGTTGGTTTCATCACTTTGACAATCCTCCTCCCCTTTTTCATCTTTGCCACCCCAATCTTCAAACTTGTTGGACAGGAAGAATCCATTGCAGATGCTGCTGGATATGTTTCTTATTGGTTCATTCCGTTCAACTACAACTACGTATTTAGCTATACCATCCAAATGTATCTACAAGCACAACAAAAGAACATAATCATTGCGTGGCTAACTGTCGCGCAATTTGTCATCCACATCCCACTCTCTTGGTTATTAGTTTACCAATTCGAGTTTGGGGTTCCGGGTGCAATGATTGCCCTCATCATATCTTCCTGGTTCGTTGTGATCGGTGAGTTTGTGTACATATTTGGCGGCTGGTGCCCAAACACATGGAGGGGATTTACAATGGATGCCTTCAAAGATATATTCCCTGTTGTCAAGCTCTCCATATCATCAGGACTTATGCTTTG TTTGGAGCTATGGTACAATGCTGTATTAGTCCTACTAGCTGGATATATGAAGAATGCAGAGGTTGCCATATCAGCCTTCTCCATCTG CCTTAACATTAATGGATGGGAGTTCATGATTAGCCTAGGCTTCCTCGGCGCTGCTTG TGTACGTGTCGCAAATGAACTTGGAAGAGGGGATGCCAAAGCTACACGATTTTCGATCAAAGTAATCGTATCTACTTCAATTGTAGTTGGATTATTCTTCTGGGTTTTGTGCCTTTCATTTGGGAGCAAAATTGGATACTTGTTTACCAACGAAAAGGAGGTTGCAGATTCAGTGTCAGACCTCTCTATGCTGCTCGCATTCTCTGTATTGCTCAATAGCATTTATCCTGTACTCTCAG GTGTGGCAATTGGAGCAGGCTTACAAAGTACAGTTGCAATTATAAACCTGTGTTGCTATTATCTTATTGGAATACCGATTGGTGCTGTGCTTGGCTATGTAGCTAATCTTGAAGTGCAG GGTATATGGCTTGGAATGATTTGTGGGGTGGTCACTGAATCAATTGCCTTGTGCTATATGACGTGGGGAACAGATTGGGATAATGAG GTGACAAAGGCTAAACAACGCCTCCAGAAGTTTTACTTGAAGTTCGATGAGTCTAATCAACTAGCTTGA